A genomic region of Alnus glutinosa chromosome 11, dhAlnGlut1.1, whole genome shotgun sequence contains the following coding sequences:
- the LOC133881013 gene encoding F-box protein SKIP22-like produces MGVDDGSVPMVKKFSERRFLRRVLGDYDGDHKLLVIAVHAVLLESGFVGFDSVSGMQVDRIHLANDAFTVSLRYTLPELLGYGGYCNFCNVVESVVLKFQNLGHLVTIYGCLAKGGSGLYRVCLNENRLVPAIGLANRDEENESEIFEFWKMVKDGLVLPLLIDLCEKTGLGLPPCFMRLPADLKLKILESLHGPDLAKVGCVCSELRYLSSRDELWKQKFDEEFGRAAGAQGIGQWKARFASFWESSKKRKTEAGRYRGFLRRHFLIQENPFGAPMVGGDHDRMPGLALASPFGRSRGIQWLRLGGSNV; encoded by the coding sequence ATGGGGGTGGATGATGGGTCGGTTCCAATGGTGAAGAAGTTTTCGGAGCGTCGTTTTTTGAGGAGGGTGCTGGGCGACTATGATGGTGACCACAAGCTTTTGGTGATCGCAGTTCACGCGGTTCTTTTGGAGTCCGGTTTCGTCGGATTCGATTCAGTCTCGGGCATGCAGGTTGACCGGATTCATCTTGCGAATGACGCTTTTACGGTGTCGCTCAGGTATACTCTGCCTGAGCTTCTAGGATATGGGGGCTATTGTAATTTCTGTAATGTGGTTGAAAGTGTTGTTTTGAAGTTTCAGAATTTAGGGCACTTGGTCACTATCTACGGGTGTTTGGCTAAGGGCGGGTCGGGGTTGTATCGGGTGTGTTTGAATGAGAATCGGCTTGTGCCGGCAATCGGTTTAGCTAATAGGGACGAAGAAAATGAAAGTGAGATTTTTGAGTTTTGGAAGATGGTGAAGGATGGGCTCGTATTGccacttttgattgatctttgTGAAAAGACTGGTCTCGGCCTTCCACCGTGCTTTATGCGCCTCCCGGCAGATCTTAAACTTAAGATTTTGGAATCTCTTCACGGTCCCGATCTCGCAAAGGTGGGATGCGTGTGCTCCGAATTGAGGTATTTGTCTTCACGTGATGAGTTGTGGAAACAGAAATTTGATGAGGAGTTTGGACGAGCGGCGGGAGCGCAGGGAATTGGTCAATGGAAAGCTAGGTTTGCTTCGTTTTGGGAGAGCAGCAAGAAGAGGAAGACGGAAGCTGGCCGGTATAGAGGCTTTCTTCGGAGGCATTTTCTCATCCAGGAGAATCCATTTGGCGCTCCTATGGTGGGCGGAGATCATGACCGAATGCCGGGTCTTGCCTTAGCTTCTCCTTTCGGAAGATCCAGAGGGATTCAGTGGCTTCGACTAGGAGGATCCAATGTCTAG